Proteins co-encoded in one Candidatus Bathyarchaeota archaeon genomic window:
- a CDS encoding N-acetyl-gamma-glutamyl-phosphate reductase — protein MRVGIIGASGYSGGELLRLLIFHPKVEVTCAVSREHAGDYVFRVHPNLRGITDLKFVPLNTQTIIENCDLAFTATPHGTSAKLIPQLLEAGLKIIDLSADFRLKDPADYPRWYGWEHPSPKLLKDAVYGLPELHREEIRNAKLIACPGCIAASAILELAPIVKAGVIEKDRIIVDAKIGSSGAGGKPSAATHHAERFGVIRPYKPVGHRHTAEIEQELSRLIGDKVTVSLSPHGVNIVRGILSTAHVFLTKQLSVTDIWKIYRGFYQNEPFIRLVKDRKGIYKLPDPKVVVGSNFCDIGFELDEHSNRLVLFSAIDNLIKGTAGTAIQDLNLILGIEEKTGLEHPGYHPM, from the coding sequence ATGAGAGTTGGAATTATTGGCGCATCTGGATACAGCGGCGGAGAATTATTGCGTTTACTAATTTTTCATCCAAAAGTTGAAGTAACATGCGCCGTCTCCCGAGAGCACGCAGGAGATTATGTCTTCCGAGTTCACCCGAACTTAAGGGGAATAACAGACCTAAAATTTGTCCCATTAAATACTCAAACAATTATTGAAAACTGCGATCTCGCCTTCACAGCAACCCCCCATGGAACATCGGCAAAGCTCATCCCCCAACTTTTGGAGGCTGGACTAAAAATAATTGATTTAAGCGCTGATTTCAGGCTTAAAGATCCCGCGGACTATCCACGGTGGTATGGTTGGGAGCATCCTAGCCCTAAATTATTGAAGGACGCAGTGTACGGGCTTCCAGAGCTTCACCGCGAAGAAATACGAAACGCCAAATTAATTGCTTGCCCAGGATGTATTGCAGCTAGCGCCATTTTAGAGTTAGCCCCAATCGTGAAAGCGGGTGTAATTGAGAAGGATAGAATAATAGTCGACGCGAAAATTGGTTCTTCAGGAGCCGGGGGAAAACCTAGCGCGGCAACCCATCATGCAGAGCGATTTGGAGTTATTCGTCCCTACAAGCCGGTTGGCCACAGACACACTGCAGAAATCGAGCAAGAACTAAGTAGACTTATAGGCGATAAAGTAACTGTTTCATTATCTCCGCACGGAGTTAATATTGTAAGAGGAATTTTATCAACAGCCCATGTCTTCTTAACAAAACAACTTTCTGTCACAGATATCTGGAAAATCTATAGAGGCTTTTACCAAAACGAGCCATTTATCCGCTTGGTAAAAGATCGTAAAGGAATCTACAAGCTTCCTGATCCAAAAGTTGTCGTTGGCTCAAACTTCTGCGACATAGGATTTGAGCTGGACGAACATTCAAATCGACTAGTTCTATTCTCAGCAATCGACAATCTCATTAAGGGAACAGCTGGAACAGCTATTCAAGATCTCAATCT
- the lysX gene encoding lysine biosynthesis protein LysX: protein MTLGMLYDQVRYEEKRLIDAAKQRELQFHTVDAKEVNIDLTDPNDKLGFDEVVLQRCVSYFRSLHLTAALESKGVKVINSFEITKTCGNKLLTTLLLSKAGIPTPKTMVAFTPETALQTLNEIGYPAILKPVIGSWGRMVAPLKDAETARAILEEREYMFPIYQVYYIQEMVKRPPRDIRVILVGDEIVAGIYRYAPSNDWRTNVARGGRAERCQITKELEEICFKVIKVVGEGVLGIDLMESPEGLLVHEVNHTPEFRGAETATSIDIADKILSYALSWVKSK, encoded by the coding sequence ATGACGCTGGGGATGCTTTACGATCAAGTCAGGTACGAAGAGAAGCGGCTGATAGATGCAGCAAAACAGAGAGAACTTCAATTCCACACGGTAGATGCCAAAGAGGTTAATATCGACTTGACGGATCCAAACGATAAACTAGGATTCGACGAAGTAGTCCTTCAACGATGCGTTAGTTACTTTAGAAGCCTACATCTTACAGCTGCGCTCGAGAGCAAGGGAGTTAAGGTAATAAACTCATTCGAGATTACAAAGACATGCGGGAACAAACTTCTAACCACTCTACTCTTATCTAAGGCTGGGATCCCAACTCCGAAGACTATGGTTGCATTCACCCCTGAAACAGCCTTACAAACTCTAAATGAAATTGGCTACCCCGCGATTTTGAAACCGGTCATTGGCAGCTGGGGGAGAATGGTCGCTCCGCTAAAGGATGCTGAAACCGCCCGAGCAATTCTCGAAGAAAGGGAGTATATGTTCCCTATATACCAGGTTTATTATATTCAGGAAATGGTTAAGAGACCGCCGCGAGACATACGAGTTATTCTAGTTGGAGATGAAATTGTAGCTGGGATCTATCGGTACGCCCCATCCAATGATTGGCGAACAAACGTGGCGAGAGGGGGCAGAGCCGAGAGATGCCAGATCACTAAGGAACTCGAGGAAATCTGCTTTAAAGTGATTAAAGTTGTCGGAGAGGGAGTACTCGGGATCGACTTAATGGAAAGCCCAGAAGGCCTACTTGTACATGAAGTCAATCATACCCCAGAGTTCAGAGGAGCTGAAACAGCAACAAGTATAGATATTGCAGATAAAATTCTTAGTTACGCCTTATCGTGGGTGAAAAGTAAATGA